From the genome of Triticum aestivum cultivar Chinese Spring chromosome 3B, IWGSC CS RefSeq v2.1, whole genome shotgun sequence, one region includes:
- the LOC123070616 gene encoding homeobox protein HAZ1 has protein sequence MGKTSASGVVQENEKVGNGSPSSPTKGKRGRKGSQIISNKKYPLRSAHSSARVLRSTSKDKSKTPNEPVSPLRSAHSSPRVLRSTPKNKSKTPKKQVNSLRSAHSSARVLSSTLKKKVPNEPVNNSTAAQPAARKRKRGRPSNAASPKNECIKIRQRVRYILNRMNYEQSFIQAYAGEGWKGQSLEKIRPEKELERAKAEILRCKLRIREAFRNMDSLLLEGKLDESLFDSEGEISSEDIFCAICASKHVTLKNDIILCDGVCDRGFHQKCLNPPLLAEDIPQGDEGWLCPACDCKLDCIDLLNELQGSTLAIHDSWEKVFPESTSNGLNQIGASDLPSDDSEEDYDPTLAEGDTVDEDKSSAEDGDEGSDSDDLDFITSSDESEPSKKKKSESKNKNTVNDLALPSDDSEDDDFDPEGPNSSEDQKTKTNSDESDFTSDSDDFCAEISKSSGKDKVSAPSFSDQTNGVDIMEAELEQDSVLPASNRRQVGTLDYKKLYDEAYGKETTDSSDEKEWSGHSPNGNPEDSDTDSFAGPLKPAKTRRARGGRQNNERTPQSERHSGSVSEQHPEVLSNGTSSTARKKGYGPIVNQKLKAYFEKEPYPSRPAKESLGQELGLTFHQITRWFSSTRYYSRVTATKKGKRSENYTAENNDGIAADSIQQREPNGSVLGKPNVDRNGIISEERMAQKNLDEGEKEDTPFRQRISCEQTLDGTPANKHNTANSREVDPPIGAPGGNQQSDTSRNAEDTPLGQDIGCEQTVAAINQNCTIGSSNVGSPKGVPGGNKRLNNSPSVGSPRRGSAEKNIPGLEHVDEARRKAILRELRKMKAAGK, from the exons ATGGGCAAAACATCTGCTTCTGGTGTTGTTCAGGAGAATGAAAAAGTTGGGAATGGTTCACCCTCTTCTCCTAccaaggggaaaaggggaaggaaagGGTCCCAGATTATATCAAATAAAAAGTATCCCCTGAGATCTGCACATAGTAGTGCCAGGGTGCTTCGGTCTACTTCAAAAGACAAGAGTAAGACGCCTAATGAGCCAGTAAGTCCATTGAGATCCGCTCATAGTAGTCCCAGGGTGCTTCGATCTACCCCTAAAAACAAGAGCAAGACACCTAAAAAGCAAGTAAATTCATTGAGGTCCGCACATAGTAGTGCCAGGGTGCTTAGCTCTACCTTGAAGAAAAAGGTACCTAATGAGCCGGTAAACAACAGTACTGCTGCTCAACCAGCTGCCAGGAAAAGGAAAAGAGGCAGGCCCTCAAATGCAGCGAGTCCCAAGAATGAGTGCATCAAAATTCGCCAACGAGTTAGATACATTTTGAATCGAATGAACTACGAACAAAGTTTCATTCAAGCCTATGCTGGTGAAGGTTGGAAAGGTCAAAG TTTGGAAAAAATAAGACCTGAGAAAGAGCTTGAGCGAGCCAAGGCAGAAATCTTGCGATGCAAGTTAAGAATTCGGGAAGCTTTTCGTAATATGGATTCTCTTCTATTGGAGGGGAAGCTTGACGAATCTTTGTTTGATTCTGAGGGAGAAATATCTAGTGAAGAT ATTTTCTGTGCCATTTGTGCTTCAAAGCATGTTACGCTAAAAAATGATATCATTCTTTGCGATGGAGTGTGTGATAGAGGATTCCACCAGAAATGTTTGAATCCTCCTTTGCTGGCAGAAGATA TTCCTCAGGGGGATGAAGGATGGCTTTGCCCTGCGTGCGATTGCAAGCTAGATTGTATAGATTTACTAAATGAACTCCAAGGGAGCACACTTGCTATTCATGACTCATGGGAG AAAGTTTTCCCTGAGTCAACTTCGAATGGCTTAAACCAAATTGGTGCATCTGATCTTCCATCCGATGATTCAGAGGAGGATTATGACCCTACTTTAGCTGAAGGGGACACAGTAGATGAAGACAAATCATCTGCAGAGGATGGGGATGAAGGATCAGATTCTGATGACCTGGATTTTATAACATCATCCGATGAGTCTGAACCTTCAAAGAAGAAAAAGTCtgaatcaaagaacaaaaataccGTCAATGACCTTGCGTTGCCTTCGGATGACTCAGAGGATGATGACTTTGATCCAGAAGGTCCAAATTCCAGTGAAGACCAGAAGACCAAAACAAACTCAGACGAGTCGGACTTCACATCTGATTCTGATGATTTCTGTGCCGAGATTTCTAAATCTTCTGGCAAGGACAAAGTTTCGGCACCTTCATTCTCAGACCAAACTAATGGAGTGGACATTATGGAGGCAGAGCTAGAGCAAGACTCTGTGCTACCAGCTTCAAACAGGAGACAAGTTGGAACTTTGGATTACAAAAAGCTTTATGAT GAGGCTTATGGAAAAGAAACCACTGATTCAAGCGATGAAAAAGAGTGGTCTGGACATAGCCCAAATGGAAATCCAGAAGACAGTGATACAGATTCATTTGCTGGACCACTTAAGCCGGCAAAAACCAGAAGAGCACGAGGTGGGCGCCAGAACAATGAGCGTACTCCACAGAGTGAACGGCACAGCGGTTCAGTAAGTGAACAGCATCCTGAAGTGCTTTCCAACGGCACCAGTAGCACGGCCAGGAAAAAAGGTTATGGTCCTATTGTTAATCAG AAGCTTAAGGCATATTTCGAAAAAGAACCTTACCCTAGTCGCCCAGCAAAAGAAAGTCTGGGACAAGAGCTTGGCCTGACATTCCATCAG ATCACTAGATGGTTTTCTAGTACTCGTTATTACTCAAGAGTTACTGCTACCAAGAAAGGGAAGCGTTCAGAAAACTATACTGCTGAGAACAACGATGGCATTGCTGCGGATAGCATACAACAGAGAGAACCCAATGGCAGTGTATTGGGCAAACCAAATGTAGATAGAAACGGTATTATTTCGGAGGAAAGGATGGCGCAAAAAAATCTTGATGAAGGTGAGAAAGAAGATACTCCATTCAGACAACGTATCAGCTGTGAGCAGACACTGGATGGGACTCCTGCTAACAAACACAACACTGCCAACTCAAGAGAAGTTGACCCACCAATTGGTGCGCCTGGAGGAAACCAGCAAAGTGACACCTCGAGGAATGCAGAAGATACCCCACTCGGACAAGATATTGGCTGTGAGCAGACCGTGGCTGCTATCAACCAAAACTGCACTATCGGCTCGAGCAATGTCGGGTCACCGAAAGGTGTGCCTGGAGGAAACAAGCGCCTTAATAACTCTCCGAGTGTTGGAAGCCCAAGACGTGGGTCTGCCGAGAAGAACATTCCTGGGCTAGAACATGTTGATGAGGCAAGGAGGAAGGCTATACTGCGGGAGCTGAGGAAGATGAAGGCCGCAGGCAAGTGA